One genomic window of Methyloceanibacter sp. wino2 includes the following:
- a CDS encoding nitronate monooxygenase family protein — translation MTWPDRRLLDLFGIDVPILAAPMANSAGVEVAIEVAREGGLGALPCAVLSPAEIEAGVAAFREKTDAPLNANFFCHTPEPDDPERDRAWLAHLAPYFEAAGVAPPDLPLPAGHAPFGEAECAAIESAKPEIVSFHFGLPAAPLLARVKDTGCRVISSATSLREARYLAENGVDAIIAQGAEAGGHRAMFLETDVSRQVGTFALVRSIAANLDLPVIAAGGIADGQAIAACFALGAAAVQVGTAYLLTDEAWTPPLHRAALTDPARETAMTNVLTGRPARGVVNRFMREQGPMNAAAPRFPRGRPAIAPLRAKAEAEGSSDFSPLWSGQAATLPGAMGAGALTRWLADGARAELSQG, via the coding sequence ATGACCTGGCCTGACCGACGGCTTCTCGACCTGTTCGGCATCGACGTCCCGATTCTCGCCGCGCCCATGGCCAATTCGGCGGGGGTCGAGGTGGCGATTGAAGTTGCCCGGGAGGGCGGACTTGGCGCGCTTCCGTGCGCGGTGCTGAGCCCCGCTGAGATCGAAGCCGGGGTCGCCGCCTTCCGCGAAAAGACGGACGCGCCGCTCAACGCCAATTTTTTCTGCCATACGCCCGAGCCCGACGATCCGGAGCGCGACCGCGCCTGGCTCGCGCATCTCGCACCCTATTTCGAGGCCGCCGGGGTGGCGCCGCCGGATCTGCCGCTGCCGGCCGGGCATGCGCCGTTCGGTGAAGCCGAGTGCGCCGCAATCGAGTCCGCCAAACCGGAGATCGTCAGCTTTCATTTCGGCCTGCCTGCGGCGCCGCTTCTGGCGCGCGTCAAGGACACTGGCTGCAGGGTCATCTCCTCGGCGACCTCGCTCCGCGAAGCCCGATACCTCGCCGAGAACGGCGTCGACGCGATCATTGCCCAAGGTGCCGAGGCGGGCGGCCATCGCGCCATGTTTCTGGAGACCGACGTCTCCCGCCAGGTCGGGACGTTCGCGCTCGTTCGCAGTATCGCGGCGAACCTCGATCTGCCGGTGATCGCGGCGGGCGGCATCGCCGATGGGCAGGCAATCGCCGCGTGCTTTGCGTTGGGCGCCGCCGCCGTGCAGGTCGGCACGGCCTACCTTCTGACGGACGAGGCCTGGACGCCGCCGCTCCACCGCGCGGCGCTGACGGATCCGGCACGCGAAACCGCCATGACGAATGTGCTGACGGGACGCCCGGCGCGGGGCGTCGTCAATCGCTTCATGCGCGAACAGGGGCCGATGAACGCGGCCGCGCCGCGTTTCCCACGCGGACGCCCGGCGATCGCGCCGCTCCGCGCCAAAGCCGAGGCCGAAGGCTCAAGCGACTTCTCCCCGCTCTGGTCCGGCCAGGCCGCGACCCTGCCGGGTGCCATGGGCGCCGGCGCGCTGACGCGCTGGCTGGCCGACGGCGCACGCGCCGAGCTGTCCCAGGGATAG
- a CDS encoding argininosuccinate synthase produces the protein MTDIKKVVLAYSGGLDTSIILKWLQETYGCEVVTFTADLGQGEELEPARKKAEMLGIKEIYIEDLREEFVRDYVFPMFRANALYEGVYLLGTSIARPLIAKRQIEIAKETGADAVCHGATGKGNDQVRFELGYYALNPDIKVIAPWRDWEFKSRSDLIEFAEKHQIPVAKDKRGEAPFSVDANLLHSSSEGKVLEDPNVEPPAYVFQRTVAPEDAPDEPTIITIGFEKGDPVSIDGMALSPAAVLTKLNQLGHDNGIGRVDLVENRFVGMKSRGIYETPGGTILLAAHRAIESLTLDREAMHLKDQLMPRYAELVYYGFWFAPEREMLQALIDKSQEHVEGEVTLKLYKGNVIVIGRRSEKSLYSDEIVTFEDDQGAYDQKDAEGFIKLNALRLRTLRKLQGS, from the coding sequence ATGACTGATATCAAGAAGGTCGTGCTCGCCTATTCCGGCGGTCTCGACACCTCCATCATCCTCAAATGGCTCCAGGAAACCTACGGCTGCGAGGTCGTGACCTTCACGGCCGATCTCGGCCAGGGCGAGGAACTCGAGCCCGCCCGCAAGAAGGCGGAGATGCTGGGCATCAAGGAGATCTACATCGAGGATCTGCGCGAGGAGTTCGTACGCGACTATGTGTTCCCGATGTTCCGGGCGAACGCGCTCTACGAAGGTGTGTACCTGCTCGGCACCTCGATCGCGCGTCCGCTGATTGCCAAGCGGCAGATCGAGATCGCCAAGGAGACCGGGGCCGATGCGGTCTGTCACGGCGCCACCGGCAAGGGCAACGACCAGGTGCGCTTCGAGCTTGGCTATTACGCGCTCAACCCGGACATCAAGGTGATCGCACCCTGGCGCGACTGGGAGTTCAAGTCCCGGTCCGACCTCATCGAGTTCGCCGAGAAGCACCAGATCCCCGTGGCCAAGGACAAGCGCGGCGAGGCGCCCTTCTCGGTCGACGCCAATCTGCTGCACTCCTCCTCGGAAGGAAAAGTGCTTGAGGACCCCAACGTCGAGCCGCCGGCTTACGTCTTTCAGCGCACCGTCGCGCCGGAGGATGCACCGGACGAGCCCACCATCATCACCATCGGCTTCGAGAAGGGCGACCCCGTCTCGATCGACGGCATGGCCCTGTCGCCCGCAGCAGTCCTCACCAAGCTCAATCAGCTCGGCCACGACAACGGCATCGGGCGCGTCGACCTCGTCGAGAATCGCTTCGTCGGCATGAAGTCGCGCGGCATCTACGAGACGCCGGGCGGCACCATCCTGCTCGCGGCGCATCGGGCCATCGAGTCGCTCACCCTCGACCGCGAGGCCATGCACCTGAAGGACCAGCTCATGCCGCGCTACGCGGAGCTCGTCTATTACGGGTTCTGGTTCGCGCCGGAGCGCGAGATGCTGCAGGCGCTGATCGACAAGAGCCAGGAGCACGTGGAAGGCGAGGTCACGCTCAAGCTCTACAAGGGCAACGTCATCGTCATCGGCCGCCGCAGCGAGAAGTCGCTCTACTCCGATGAGATCGTCACTTTCGAGGACGACCAGGGCGCCTACGACCAGAAGGACGCCGAAGGCTTCATCAAGCTCAATGCGCTGCGGCTGCGCACGCTTCGCAAGCTGCAAGGGTCGTAG
- a CDS encoding phosphatase PAP2 family protein has translation MARRLLLATLAFGLILGLIFAIFPEIDLWAASLFYDPQTGRFPMARDADWERVRNLAYWVPYLLVAPSLFVLIRKFVFPRTKMIIAPSVALFLVGSFIAGPGVLTNLVLKDNWGRPRPNQVEQFGGKDTFEPWWRPGGACHRNCSFVSGEGSLAFWTVAPAMLAPPAARPFTVGAAVVYGISVGGLRVTFGRHFLSDVLFAGVFTVGMVLLFYYLLLAPGRRNDAKLEAQLDRIAFALHRGIAALLAGIGTGLTRLGAGLRHSGQALLRRADPD, from the coding sequence GTGGCGCGCCGCTTGCTGCTCGCGACTCTGGCTTTCGGGCTGATCCTGGGTTTGATCTTCGCAATCTTCCCGGAGATCGACCTGTGGGCGGCGTCTCTGTTCTACGATCCGCAGACCGGCCGGTTCCCGATGGCGCGCGACGCGGACTGGGAGAGGGTCCGGAACCTCGCCTATTGGGTCCCCTATCTCCTCGTCGCCCCGTCGCTCTTCGTGCTGATCCGCAAGTTCGTGTTTCCGCGCACCAAGATGATCATCGCGCCGTCCGTGGCGCTGTTTCTCGTCGGCTCGTTCATCGCCGGGCCCGGCGTCCTCACCAATCTCGTTCTGAAAGACAATTGGGGGCGGCCGCGGCCCAACCAGGTGGAGCAGTTCGGCGGCAAGGACACGTTTGAGCCGTGGTGGCGCCCCGGTGGCGCGTGCCACCGCAATTGCTCCTTCGTGTCGGGCGAGGGGAGCCTCGCCTTCTGGACCGTTGCGCCGGCCATGCTGGCACCGCCAGCCGCCCGGCCCTTCACCGTGGGTGCCGCAGTGGTCTACGGCATCTCCGTCGGCGGGCTGCGCGTCACGTTCGGACGGCACTTTCTGAGTGACGTCCTCTTCGCCGGCGTGTTCACCGTCGGCATGGTCCTGCTGTTCTACTACCTGCTCCTGGCGCCGGGGCGCCGCAACGATGCAAAGCTGGAGGCGCAGCTCGACAGGATCGCCTTCGCCCTCCATCGCGGCATCGCCGCGCTTCTCGCCGGCATCGGCACGGGGCTCACGCGACTGGGGGCGGGCCTGCGCCATTCGGGCCAGGCATTGCTGCGGCGCGCCGACCCCGACTAG
- a CDS encoding 2-hydroxychromene-2-carboxylate isomerase, producing the protein MAAVSVGPIFKELGWNDSPFNIYPAKGRYMWRDFARVCDDEGLPLRLPPVRFPQNGVKAARLALAGEGDGWTAAFTRAVFTANYAEQRDISDDETLRDILAGIDVDSDAAFEAANAPVGKEALFAQVDEAKALGIFGAPSFTVGDELFWGNDRLEAALRWAKG; encoded by the coding sequence TTGGCGGCCGTTTCTGTTGGGCCGATCTTCAAGGAGCTCGGATGGAACGATTCGCCCTTCAACATCTATCCCGCGAAGGGGCGCTATATGTGGCGCGATTTCGCCCGCGTTTGCGATGACGAGGGCTTGCCGTTGCGCCTGCCGCCGGTGCGCTTCCCGCAGAACGGCGTGAAGGCTGCGCGGCTCGCGCTCGCCGGCGAGGGGGATGGCTGGACGGCGGCGTTCACGCGCGCCGTCTTCACGGCGAACTATGCGGAGCAGCGCGACATCTCCGACGACGAAACGCTGCGGGACATTCTGGCCGGCATCGATGTCGATTCGGATGCCGCTTTCGAGGCGGCGAACGCGCCGGTGGGCAAGGAGGCTTTGTTCGCTCAGGTCGACGAAGCGAAAGCACTGGGCATTTTCGGCGCACCGTCCTTCACGGTCGGTGACGAGCTGTTCTGGGGCAACGACCGTCTGGAAGCAGCGCTGCGCTGGGCGAAGGGGTAG
- a CDS encoding peroxiredoxin produces the protein MSSLQDLPDDLPRPIDDGACDHLAGRAMPEIVLASTKGRDVNLGALGPGRTVIYCYPRTGVPGEALPDGWDAIPGARGCTPQACAFRDHAADLARLGAQVFGLSTQDTAYQREMAERLHLPFEILSDDRFAFTEAMRLPTFTLDGMRLIKRLTLIVRDGAIEHVFYPVFPPTSSAADVVAWLESRA, from the coding sequence TTGAGCAGCCTGCAGGATCTGCCGGACGACCTTCCCCGCCCCATCGACGACGGCGCCTGCGATCATCTCGCTGGGAGGGCGATGCCGGAGATCGTCCTCGCCTCCACCAAGGGGCGCGACGTCAACCTCGGCGCCCTCGGTCCCGGCCGCACGGTCATCTACTGCTATCCGCGCACCGGCGTGCCCGGCGAAGCCTTGCCCGATGGATGGGACGCCATCCCTGGTGCGCGCGGGTGCACGCCGCAGGCCTGCGCCTTTCGCGATCACGCCGCCGATTTGGCCCGGCTCGGGGCGCAGGTGTTCGGGCTCAGCACCCAGGACACCGCCTATCAGCGCGAGATGGCGGAACGTCTGCACCTTCCCTTCGAGATCCTGAGCGACGACCGGTTCGCCTTCACCGAGGCGATGCGTTTGCCGACCTTCACGCTGGACGGCATGCGGCTGATCAAGAGGCTCACGCTCATAGTACGCGACGGCGCCATCGAGCACGTATTCTATCCGGTGTTCCCGCCGACCTCGAGCGCGGCCGATGTCGTGGCCTGGCTCGAGAGCCGCGCTTGA
- a CDS encoding invasion associated locus B family protein, protein MRRAVVAACAVVAFSATPVVAQEVKLLQKFNDWAAYVSQGSPKVCFAVSQPRKSLPRNVRRGPIYFYTSDYPSDKIAGEISVKMGYPFPPGGKVTVTIGSDSFELFTKDEGAFVEKPEDEAKLVEALKAGSAMTVKGRSARGTNTTDEYSLSGTSSAIEAAAKECAPEAG, encoded by the coding sequence ATGCGCCGAGCCGTTGTAGCGGCTTGTGCGGTGGTGGCGTTCAGCGCAACGCCGGTCGTCGCGCAGGAAGTCAAACTTCTTCAGAAATTCAACGACTGGGCCGCCTACGTTTCGCAAGGCAGCCCCAAGGTCTGCTTCGCCGTCTCGCAGCCTCGCAAATCGTTGCCGCGGAACGTGCGGCGCGGACCCATCTATTTCTACACGTCAGATTATCCCAGCGACAAGATCGCCGGCGAGATCAGCGTGAAGATGGGCTACCCCTTTCCGCCTGGCGGCAAAGTCACGGTGACGATCGGCAGCGACTCGTTCGAACTCTTCACCAAGGACGAGGGCGCCTTTGTCGAAAAGCCGGAAGACGAGGCCAAGCTCGTCGAGGCGTTGAAGGCCGGCAGCGCCATGACCGTCAAAGGCCGGTCGGCCCGCGGCACCAACACCACGGATGAGTATTCCCTGAGCGGCACGTCCAGCGCGATCGAAGCCGCCGCCAAGGAGTGCGCCCCCGAGGCGGGCTAG
- a CDS encoding RNA methyltransferase, which produces MRRTTPSTRGYFGIGAEGISKAENLGGLLRSAHAFGASFAFTVGADARSLKMRSDTSKADNHLPVYHWQTVDEMQFPKGCSLVGIEILDDATELPSFPHPLQCAYVLGPERGVLSAELLARCGHVIRIPTNFSLNVATAGAIVMYDRLRALGRFAPRPVSEGTVAPPLTPHVQGRPKRRRQG; this is translated from the coding sequence GTGAGACGAACCACTCCAAGCACGCGCGGCTATTTCGGCATCGGCGCCGAGGGTATTTCCAAAGCGGAGAATCTCGGCGGCCTGCTCCGGTCGGCGCACGCCTTCGGAGCGAGCTTTGCGTTTACGGTCGGCGCGGACGCCCGGTCCCTCAAAATGCGCTCGGACACATCCAAGGCGGACAACCACTTGCCGGTTTATCACTGGCAGACGGTGGACGAAATGCAGTTTCCCAAGGGCTGCAGTCTCGTCGGCATCGAAATCCTGGACGACGCCACAGAACTGCCGAGTTTTCCTCATCCCTTGCAGTGTGCGTACGTGCTGGGACCGGAACGGGGTGTACTGAGCGCAGAGCTGCTTGCGCGCTGCGGTCATGTAATTCGCATTCCGACGAATTTCTCATTGAATGTGGCGACAGCAGGGGCAATCGTAATGTATGACCGGCTTCGGGCATTGGGTCGTTTCGCCCCGCGTCCGGTCAGCGAGGGAACCGTAGCACCGCCGCTGACGCCCCATGTGCAGGGGCGGCCCAAGCGGCGGCGTCAGGGTTGA
- a CDS encoding YkvA family protein: MGREITVETFHKREQKVRRNFWRKLKRVAGLVPFVEDLVAAYFCAMDPSTPMRVRGMLLAALAYFIMPIDLIPDIVTGLGFADDMALLTAVVGLVSANITPVHRTAAARALDKELPDASAAAHG, encoded by the coding sequence ATGGGACGGGAGATAACCGTGGAAACATTCCACAAACGCGAGCAGAAAGTGCGCCGCAATTTTTGGCGCAAGCTGAAGCGCGTCGCAGGACTTGTGCCCTTCGTCGAGGACCTTGTCGCCGCGTATTTCTGCGCCATGGATCCGTCCACGCCGATGCGCGTGCGCGGCATGCTGCTCGCGGCGCTCGCCTATTTCATCATGCCGATTGACCTCATTCCGGACATCGTCACGGGCCTCGGCTTCGCCGACGACATGGCGCTCCTGACGGCCGTGGTGGGCCTCGTCTCGGCGAACATCACGCCGGTCCACAGGACGGCAGCCGCACGGGCGTTGGACAAGGAATTGCCGGACGCGAGCGCGGCCGCACACGGCTAG
- a CDS encoding low molecular weight protein-tyrosine-phosphatase yields the protein MTGDKTEDTETVRHRLLFACLGNICRSPMAEGVFRRVAEEEGGAHLFEIDSAGMGDWHKGQAPDPRAQKAALTRGVDISAQSARKVELEDFDHFDLILAMDGSNISDLQDIAPHAARHKIRRFLDFAPHLPEEDVPDPYYGGEAGFDHALDLIEAASKGLLSELMRASEAASKV from the coding sequence ATGACTGGAGACAAAACCGAAGACACCGAGACCGTCCGGCACCGGCTGCTGTTTGCGTGCCTCGGCAATATCTGCCGCTCGCCCATGGCCGAAGGCGTGTTTCGCCGCGTGGCCGAAGAGGAGGGCGGGGCTCATCTGTTCGAAATCGATTCGGCCGGGATGGGCGATTGGCACAAGGGCCAGGCGCCCGACCCCCGGGCCCAGAAGGCCGCGCTGACGCGCGGGGTCGACATCTCCGCCCAGTCCGCGCGCAAGGTCGAACTCGAGGACTTCGACCACTTCGATCTGATCCTGGCCATGGATGGATCGAACATCTCCGATCTTCAGGACATCGCACCACACGCGGCCCGCCATAAGATCCGGCGCTTCCTCGACTTCGCTCCGCATCTTCCCGAAGAGGACGTGCCCGACCCATATTATGGCGGCGAGGCGGGCTTCGACCACGCGCTCGACCTCATCGAGGCGGCGTCGAAGGGTCTGCTGTCCGAGCTGATGCGCGCGAGCGAGGCGGCGTCGAAGGTCTGA
- the thpR gene encoding RNA 2',3'-cyclic phosphodiesterase, with the protein MPRLFTAIEIPRSIADRLSMLRAGLYGARWIDPEYYHLTLRFIGDVDGATARDFTEALGELVAAPFTLKLNGLDSFGGKKPRTIFAGVAPSPELEALQHAHDGAARVAGLAPERRKFTPHVTIARLRGTRPDAVAAYLQNAGLISETFTVKRFVLYSSRNSVGGGPYVVEAAYDLDDEEVDYGDDFYGGYEFDHPPLFGIDP; encoded by the coding sequence ATGCCCAGGCTATTCACCGCAATAGAGATCCCGAGGAGCATCGCCGATCGTCTGTCCATGCTTCGAGCCGGGCTATACGGGGCCCGCTGGATCGACCCGGAATACTACCACCTGACATTACGCTTCATTGGCGATGTGGACGGCGCGACGGCCCGTGATTTCACCGAGGCTCTCGGTGAGCTGGTCGCCGCGCCCTTCACCCTTAAGCTGAACGGTCTCGACTCTTTCGGCGGAAAGAAGCCTCGGACGATCTTCGCGGGCGTCGCACCCTCGCCGGAGCTCGAAGCGTTGCAGCACGCCCATGACGGAGCGGCAAGGGTCGCCGGTCTCGCGCCGGAGCGGCGCAAGTTTACCCCCCACGTGACCATCGCCCGCCTGCGCGGCACCCGCCCGGATGCTGTGGCGGCCTATCTCCAGAACGCAGGGCTGATCTCCGAGACCTTCACAGTGAAGCGGTTTGTCCTCTACTCGTCGCGCAACTCGGTCGGCGGCGGACCCTATGTCGTCGAGGCGGCCTACGACCTCGATGACGAGGAGGTTGACTACGGCGACGACTTTTATGGCGGCTACGAGTTCGACCACCCGCCGCTCTTCGGGATCGATCCCTAG
- a CDS encoding NADP(H)-dependent aldo-keto reductase: MEYRELGRTGVKVSALTLGTMTFGQQNTEAEGHAQMDYALEQGINLFDAAEIYPIPPKAETQGATEEIVGTWLASRKARDKVMIATKVAGRSSVIDWLRDEPMLSRQTPEQMREAIDKSLKRLQTDYVDLYQLHWPDRPIRVFEGLEYRRLGDDAHNIHEILEVLGELVASGKVRFIGLSNETPWGTMSFLKLAEQHNLPRVVSIQNAFNLVNRSYEVGLSEISYEEHVSLLGYSPLGQGYLTGKYEDGALPEGARKTLFNRLGRYEQGNGPRAISAYVALARRHGLDPSQMAIAYALSRPFMTSVIIGATSMEQLKTDIDAAELTLPEAVLEDIENIHLDYPNPCP; the protein is encoded by the coding sequence ATGGAATATCGGGAACTTGGACGCACCGGCGTGAAGGTGAGTGCGCTCACGCTCGGCACGATGACTTTCGGCCAACAGAACACCGAGGCCGAGGGCCACGCGCAGATGGACTACGCGCTCGAGCAGGGCATCAACCTGTTCGACGCAGCGGAGATCTACCCGATCCCGCCGAAAGCTGAGACCCAAGGCGCCACCGAAGAGATCGTCGGAACCTGGCTCGCGTCACGCAAGGCCCGCGACAAGGTGATGATCGCCACCAAGGTGGCGGGGCGCAGCAGCGTCATCGACTGGCTGCGCGACGAGCCCATGTTGTCGCGCCAGACGCCGGAGCAGATGCGCGAGGCCATCGACAAGAGCCTCAAGCGCCTCCAGACGGACTACGTCGACCTCTACCAGCTCCACTGGCCGGACCGGCCTATCCGCGTCTTCGAGGGCCTCGAATACCGGCGGTTGGGCGACGACGCCCACAACATTCATGAAATTCTCGAAGTGCTCGGCGAACTCGTCGCAAGCGGCAAGGTGCGCTTCATCGGCCTCTCAAACGAGACGCCATGGGGCACGATGAGCTTTCTCAAGCTCGCCGAGCAGCACAACCTGCCGCGGGTGGTCTCGATCCAGAACGCCTTCAACCTCGTCAACCGCTCCTATGAAGTCGGCCTTTCGGAGATCAGCTACGAGGAGCACGTCAGCCTGCTCGGCTATTCACCGCTCGGCCAAGGCTATTTGACCGGCAAATACGAGGACGGGGCGCTGCCGGAAGGCGCGCGCAAGACCCTGTTCAATAGGCTCGGCCGTTACGAGCAAGGAAACGGCCCGCGCGCGATCTCCGCCTATGTGGCGCTCGCCCGGCGCCACGGCCTCGACCCCTCGCAGATGGCGATCGCCTACGCCCTGTCGCGCCCCTTCATGACGTCCGTCATCATCGGCGCGACCTCGATGGAGCAGCTCAAGACCGATATCGACGCCGCAGAGCTGACGCTGCCCGAGGCGGTTCTTGAGGACATCGAGAATATCCACCTTGACTACCCCAACCCTTGCCCCTGA
- the aat gene encoding leucyl/phenylalanyl-tRNA--protein transferase, whose product MGVLGPKRLPRDLGSAAAIEPPSPNEASFHEPTFREPWDRYLRRLVVGAAYAMQPQRIALLPRLWQMTLAYYLSPKGTRDQLPARPTYATRWGLAGISDDLSVPALLHNYARGLFPVCHIGPMKWWCPSLRAVQDPRLAHVGRTVRRLIRRHNFTVTMDTDFAGVMEACAQPRPGKTPLTWITPKVMRAFYAAYRAGYAHSVEVWDGQGRLVGGLFGLAIGDVYFGESKFCRSSHASKVAVAYLHRHLAAWGYRLYDAKWMTPHLAETGFVAMPRDDFLSLLPWYTSEEGRVGRWTVDPALDPADWSKGWDVASPNPPGAAPRAA is encoded by the coding sequence ATGGGTGTGCTTGGGCCAAAAAGGCTACCGAGGGATTTGGGCAGCGCTGCGGCCATCGAGCCGCCCAGCCCGAACGAAGCGTCATTTCATGAGCCGACCTTTCGGGAACCATGGGACCGGTATCTGCGGCGGCTCGTTGTCGGTGCGGCCTATGCGATGCAGCCGCAGCGCATCGCGCTCCTGCCGCGGCTGTGGCAGATGACGCTTGCCTACTATCTGAGCCCTAAAGGCACGCGGGATCAGCTGCCGGCGCGGCCCACCTACGCTACCCGCTGGGGGCTCGCCGGCATCAGCGACGACCTCAGCGTTCCGGCGCTCCTGCACAACTACGCGCGGGGCCTGTTTCCGGTCTGCCATATCGGGCCGATGAAATGGTGGTGTCCGTCGCTGCGGGCCGTGCAGGATCCGAGGCTTGCCCATGTCGGGCGTACCGTTCGGCGGCTCATTCGCCGGCACAACTTCACGGTCACGATGGACACGGATTTCGCCGGCGTGATGGAGGCCTGCGCGCAACCGCGACCCGGCAAGACGCCGCTCACCTGGATCACGCCGAAGGTCATGCGAGCCTTCTACGCAGCTTACAGAGCCGGATACGCGCACTCCGTCGAGGTGTGGGACGGGCAAGGCCGGCTGGTCGGCGGTCTCTTCGGCCTCGCCATCGGCGACGTCTATTTCGGCGAGTCCAAATTCTGCCGTTCGTCCCATGCGTCCAAGGTGGCGGTCGCCTATCTGCACCGGCACCTCGCGGCTTGGGGCTACCGTCTCTACGATGCGAAATGGATGACGCCCCATCTGGCCGAGACCGGCTTTGTGGCCATGCCGCGCGACGACTTCCTGTCCTTGCTGCCGTGGTACACCTCCGAAGAGGGGCGGGTCGGTCGCTGGACTGTCGATCCCGCGCTCGACCCGGCGGACTGGTCCAAGGGCTGGGACGTCGCGTCGCCCAATCCACCTGGCGCGGCGCCGCGTGCGGCGTGA
- a CDS encoding oligosaccharide flippase family protein, which produces MAFLHRHLKPFVSTSSLLSLARIAGAAAGFATQVLLARTLHASALGLFYSVTSLAAVMGMVAALGYPSIASRFVSRYREKGRAGCLLPSSPTSGIP; this is translated from the coding sequence ATGGCGTTCCTGCACCGGCACCTGAAGCCGTTCGTGTCGACGTCTTCGCTTCTGTCGCTCGCCCGGATCGCCGGCGCGGCGGCCGGCTTCGCCACCCAGGTGCTGCTGGCGCGCACCCTCCATGCCTCGGCGCTGGGCTTGTTCTACTCCGTCACCAGCCTCGCCGCCGTCATGGGGATGGTCGCGGCGCTCGGCTACCCCAGCATCGCGTCGCGCTTCGTATCGCGCTACCGCGAGAAGGGCCGCGCGGGCTGCTTGCTGCCTTCATCGCCTACGTCAGGAATACCGTGA
- a CDS encoding lipopolysaccharide biosynthesis protein, whose protein sequence is MTRSAVLATGVVIAFAVFWPGLELDARIATGAAALAIPAIAAIELNGSLASSFRRFALAYLPDTCIRPFVLLAALLILVALGATLTAPLTAGLFAIIIIGLAVVQYLLLSRTVPGAEMPGTEVPPRYLRIWRREGPPLVLVALYTSFFADVDILLVTPLLTSADTAIIGICLKMALLVGFAVQVAHQVSVPDLADAHARKEHGHIDSIALKAIGFPLAATLVAMLVVALWGETILSLFGPDFTGAKVPLLILIGCQLVRAVFGPNVALLSVIGAQRQNALLAVTALVVLVLANLALVPPLGVVGAALAVAVATLVWLSACAVVLSRVSGLRTDALHVMSRALRDRG, encoded by the coding sequence GTGACGCGAAGCGCCGTCCTCGCCACGGGCGTCGTCATTGCATTTGCGGTATTCTGGCCGGGGCTGGAGCTCGACGCGAGGATTGCGACTGGCGCCGCTGCGCTGGCGATACCCGCGATCGCCGCGATCGAGTTAAACGGATCTCTGGCATCGTCGTTTCGCAGGTTCGCGCTGGCCTATCTGCCGGATACATGCATCCGGCCCTTCGTGCTGCTTGCGGCTCTTCTCATCCTTGTCGCTTTGGGGGCGACCCTGACGGCACCGCTCACAGCGGGGCTATTTGCGATCATCATCATCGGCCTCGCAGTCGTGCAGTACCTTCTATTGTCGAGGACCGTGCCCGGGGCCGAGATGCCGGGCACTGAGGTTCCGCCGCGTTACCTGCGGATTTGGCGGCGCGAGGGGCCGCCCTTGGTCTTGGTTGCGCTCTATACGTCTTTTTTTGCTGACGTCGACATCCTCTTGGTCACGCCGCTTCTGACCAGCGCCGACACGGCAATTATCGGCATTTGTCTCAAGATGGCGCTGCTGGTCGGCTTCGCGGTGCAGGTGGCGCACCAGGTGAGCGTGCCCGACCTCGCCGACGCGCACGCGCGCAAGGAGCACGGCCACATCGACAGCATTGCGCTGAAGGCCATCGGATTTCCGCTTGCCGCCACCCTCGTCGCGATGCTCGTTGTCGCGCTCTGGGGCGAGACCATCCTGTCGCTGTTCGGTCCGGACTTCACGGGCGCGAAGGTGCCGCTGCTGATCCTAATCGGGTGCCAGCTGGTGCGGGCTGTGTTCGGACCGAATGTCGCTCTGCTCTCGGTGATCGGCGCACAGCGCCAGAACGCGTTGCTCGCGGTCACCGCCTTGGTGGTGCTCGTGTTGGCCAACCTGGCGCTCGTGCCACCTCTGGGCGTCGTCGGGGCCGCGCTTGCCGTCGCCGTCGCGACGCTGGTTTGGCTGAGTGCCTGTGCGGTGGTCCTGTCGCGCGTGAGCGGACTTCGGACCGACGCGCTGCACGTCATGTCGCGCGCCCTGCGGGACCGCGGATAA